CTTTCTTTCCCTGAAGGGTTTCTTTCTTTTTCTAAAAGAAAGAAAGGCTTCTTTCTTAGAAAAATAATCTAATCTTGCAGCTATTGCAATTTTATTGCCGAGCCATCTGGCTAACTTACCACGCTGCTCTACAGGCGCTTGTGAAATTTTAGGGTGCTGGAATATCAGTCCATATTTTGGTGTTCTTGCCCCTTTTCTCAACGCTCTAAATAGCGCTTTCTCAGCTCCTAGTAATTGGATAGTGCTCGCAGGTAGCGCAGAAAGTCTGTGCAAGCCTCCTGAGGCGGCTATAAGTTTTGCAGCTAGAATTGGTGTCGCTACTTCAGCTAGATTGGGAGCGAGCTTCATGATTTTATCATCTATGTAGCTTTCGAGCGAGCGCTCTAAATTGTCTAATGAAAGTATTGTAGCTGCAAGATTTGCTAAGCTATCAAACTCTTTATCGCCTAATTTAGCTCTGAGCTCGCGTTTGGTTACGAACTCTCTTGGTGCAATCTCAAAATTGCAAGTTGGAAAATGGTGACCATACCATTCTCTGAAGCGCTCTAAAAACAGATTTTTCGCTTTAATAATTTCTTCGTTAGCTCTAACAGCTTGAATAATATCCTGGTCTTCATAAATTTTTTCTTTTAATTGACTTTTCGCTAGCTCTATAGAAGAAGCTTGAAGTAGCTCGTAGCTATAGCTATATTGCTCAGGGACTAACGAAACGAATTCTACACTACTTAATTTGCCTAACGGCAATAGCCTTTCGGTAGTAACGTAAATTCCTTCAGAGAGTCCAGCTGCAAGCTCTTTCTCCTCTTCTAAAATTTCGTTATTATCTATTTTTTTCAATCTTTCTGCAATTTGGCTTGGGACTTTAGGAAATAGTTTATATGCTATGACTTTAGAGTTGTCAACAATAAAGGTTCCAAACCATTTTGTGATAAGCCACGCGCACATTTTACATTCCTATTAATTGTGTTATCGACTATTTATTATTGTTGGCTTGATACTTCAAAAAACCGAAAATTCTATAATCTATCACAAACTTATACAAGCCAATGTATCAAGAGCCTGTAATAGAAGTCATAAAGCCAAAAATTCCTGAGTTTGAAAGAAAGATAGAATCGCGTTTAGAAGAGCTTAAAAAGCTAATAAAAGCGAGAAAGTCATGCTTCAAACTCAGCACTGTTCCCCTTACAAGCAGTATTCTGCTATTCATTTTCAGCTATTTGCTTTATTACCGCTCTAACCTAATTCAAATAATACCTGAAAGATTTAGTATTGCAGTTAGTTACAATCTAACTGTATGGCTTGCAGTTTTATGGCTATGCGTGGGTATTGCTACTGTAATTTACTCAAAAGCAAGTAAAAAACTAATAGCTGAGAACGTAGCTATGTACATTGGTCTTGCAGCGCTTTTCACAGGTATTCTATACATTTGGCTCGCTTGTTGGCTTAATATCGGTATAGAGACTTACACAAGCGATTTTGCACCTTATAACGTAGCATTATGTACAGGAATAATTTCTGTGGTCGTAGCTCTACTAATTTTAGCTCTGAGCTATAGAATGAGAATAAAAGCGAAATTTTTATAAGCTACTAATTGCTTACTAACGATGGTGAGAGTTTGAAAAAAATATTTATTCCGCCAATAGTAGTTTTAATAGTTATGTCAGTAGTAGCATTATGGAGTGCGTTCAGACTGCAAGCCATACCTGAATCTGCAGAAATACCAAGTGCCGCACTGAGATTTACAGCACTTATTGTAGGTGCAGTCATTGCAGCCTGTATTATTTTGGTAACAATAGCTGGAGACCTTAAACTAGAAAAAATACCTGCTGAGAAAATAGTTGCAGAGGAAGAGCGAGTGGCTGAAGAAGTGCCTGCTGAAGAAGAAGTTGCTGTAAAGCCCCCAGAAGCTCCTCCTAAACCTGTTGGCGAAGCTGAAGAAATGGTGGTTTGCGGTGGGTGCGGAGCTTTAGTACCAGCATCCTCTAAAACATGCCCTAATTGCGGGGCTGAGTTTGAAGAGTAAACTTTTATTAGTTGCTGTATAGAGAAAAATTTTGATATTTCAGGCTATTCTCCAGCTTTAAAGGTGAAATAAAGCTTGAGATACCCTAAAGGTAAACATAAATATACAAGGTTTGAGAAAGCAGCTGTAATAGGAGCTAGAGCTTTACAGGTCGCAATGGGAGCTCCAATACTTGTTAAACTACCTTCTAACACTATAGACCCTCTTAAAATTGCAGTGATTGAGTTTGAAAAAGGAGTGATTCCTATAACTGTAAAAAGAGTTGTGAAATGAGTGCTATTGATAAGCTAAAGATTAGAAAAATATTTGAGAGCAGAGGAAATGAGACTGTAGAAGTGGAAGTTTTTACATCGAAAGGTTTTGGTAGAGCTAGCGCGCCAGGCGGAGCTAGTGTTGGTAAGCATGAGGCTGTTGCTTATCCAAAAAACAATATTGAGCTAGGTATAAAGCAATTTAAAGAGCTTGTAGCTCCTCAGCTAATCGGTATGAACGTGCTCGACCAACGCGGTATCGATGAAAAGCTTAAAGAGCTCGATGCCACTGACAACTTTTCTAAGATTGGCGGCAGTATTGCTATTGCTACTTCACTTGCAGTATTGAAATGCGCTGCAAATGTTCTGCAGCTGCCAGTCTATAAATACCTCTCACCTATTTCTGTACAGCTCCCTATACCTGTAAGCAATGTACTTGGAGGAGGTAAACATGCAATTAGAGGTCCTGAGCTACAAGAATTTTTAGCGATTCCTTTTGCGAAGAGCATTTACGAAGCTCTGAGTGCAAATTTTTTGGTCTATAGATTTATACGCGAGGAATTGAAGCGCCGTTTTCCAAGCGCTACTTTAGGGAGAGGAGATGAAGGCTCTTGGGTAGCTAATTTAGGTTACGAAGAAGCAAGTGATATCTTAGCTTATTGCTGTAGAGAAGCCAGTGATAAAAAAGGTATTGATATAAAGCTTGGATTAGACTTTGCATCAAGCGAGTTTTACAATAAAGGTAAATACTGGTACAGAGGCAAAAGCTTTACAAAAGAAGAGCATTTAGCGCTAGCGCTTAAACTCGTAGATAAATACAATATTTTCTATTTAGAAGATCCTTTTGAAGAAAACGATTTCGAATCTTTTGCAAAGTTAACATCTCAAATCGGTGATAAATGCCTTGTTGTAGGCGACGACCTTTTCGCTACAAATTCTAAAAGGCTTTTAAAAGGTATCAGTTTAAATTCTTGCAATGCTATACTGATAAAGCCTAATCAAATAGGTACGGTAACTGAAGCTTATAATACCTTGAGCCTAGCACATAATAACAAGCTCACCACTATAGTATCGCATCGTAGTGGAGAGACTACAGACGAAATCCTAGCCCATCTAGCTGTGGGCTTCGGGTCTAAATTTATAAAAGCAGGAATTGCAGGCGGTGAAAGGCTAGCGAAACTTAACGAGCTCATAAGAATAGAAGAGGATCTTAAAAAATGACGGAAGAGCCATTACTACCTGACGAAGAGTACAGAGTTGCGGGAGTGCATATAGGTACTCACCAGAAATCTGCTGATATGAAAAGATTCATATTCAGAATAAGGTCTGACGGGCTATATGTGCTCGATGTAAAAGAGACTGATAGGAGACTAAAGCTATGCGCTAAATTACTAGCTAGTTACGAACCTCAGAAAGAATTGGTCGTAGCAGCTAGGCAATACGCGCAAAAGCCTGCATCACTATTTGCAAATACTTTAGGAATGAGAGCGGTTGTGGGCAGATATATCCCAGGAACGCTTACAAATCCAAAACTTCCAGAATATTTGGAGC
This region of Candidatus Thermoplasmatota archaeon genomic DNA includes:
- a CDS encoding ribosomal biogenesis protein, whose product is MCAWLITKWFGTFIVDNSKVIAYKLFPKVPSQIAERLKKIDNNEILEEEKELAAGLSEGIYVTTERLLPLGKLSSVEFVSLVPEQYSYSYELLQASSIELAKSQLKEKIYEDQDIIQAVRANEEIIKAKNLFLERFREWYGHHFPTCNFEIAPREFVTKRELRAKLGDKEFDSLANLAATILSLDNLERSLESYIDDKIMKLAPNLAEVATPILAAKLIAASGGLHRLSALPASTIQLLGAEKALFRALRKGARTPKYGLIFQHPKISQAPVEQRGKLARWLGNKIAIAARLDYFSKKEAFLSFRKRKKPFRERK
- a CDS encoding zinc ribbon domain-containing protein yields the protein MKKIFIPPIVVLIVMSVVALWSAFRLQAIPESAEIPSAALRFTALIVGAVIAACIILVTIAGDLKLEKIPAEKIVAEEERVAEEVPAEEEVAVKPPEAPPKPVGEAEEMVVCGGCGALVPASSKTCPNCGAEFEE
- a CDS encoding DNA-directed RNA polymerase subunit K — protein: MRYPKGKHKYTRFEKAAVIGARALQVAMGAPILVKLPSNTIDPLKIAVIEFEKGVIPITVKRVVK
- a CDS encoding enolase C-terminal domain-like protein, with product MSAIDKLKIRKIFESRGNETVEVEVFTSKGFGRASAPGGASVGKHEAVAYPKNNIELGIKQFKELVAPQLIGMNVLDQRGIDEKLKELDATDNFSKIGGSIAIATSLAVLKCAANVLQLPVYKYLSPISVQLPIPVSNVLGGGKHAIRGPELQEFLAIPFAKSIYEALSANFLVYRFIREELKRRFPSATLGRGDEGSWVANLGYEEASDILAYCCREASDKKGIDIKLGLDFASSEFYNKGKYWYRGKSFTKEEHLALALKLVDKYNIFYLEDPFEENDFESFAKLTSQIGDKCLVVGDDLFATNSKRLLKGISLNSCNAILIKPNQIGTVTEAYNTLSLAHNNKLTTIVSHRSGETTDEILAHLAVGFGSKFIKAGIAGGERLAKLNELIRIEEDLKK
- the rpsB gene encoding 30S ribosomal protein S2, whose protein sequence is MTEEPLLPDEEYRVAGVHIGTHQKSADMKRFIFRIRSDGLYVLDVKETDRRLKLCAKLLASYEPQKELVVAARQYAQKPASLFANTLGMRAVVGRYIPGTLTNPKLPEYLEPELIFITDPAVDSQALKEAVNIGIPIIAICDVNNETKYIDFVIPANNKGKRSLAVIYWLLTREVTKAKNLIKSNDEFKLKIEDFETEL